GACTGATTGACCCGCAGGGTTTGGATAGATGGTCGGTGCGGTTTTTTCGATTTCTTCCACGCTTGTGTAAACATTTAGCACAGAACAGTCCTGCCCAAATGAAATTTCATTGTCATTATAACATGTCAGGTTGTATGGGCTGCCACCGTCCGCGAACGGAGCGTTAAGAGTGCAGAACTCATGTACAGATAGAAAGCTTATTTGCTTACTTCCTAGCCGTTCAAATATGGTGTCCGTTTCCAGCATTTGGTCGGCAGAAGAACCTGAATAATTCACTTTCAAGTAATACAGTTCTTGACCTTGATAAACTATATGTCCAGTATCAAGAACATTGACGGTTATCAACGAGTCACAGTTGTAAGACCAACTACCTCCGTCCAAATAAAACTGAGGAATTGTCCAACTTTCGCCAGGCAATGCGCCAAAATCATAAAGCGTATCAATCTGGTCGTTGTATGAGTTCAAATGATGGGCATAAAGAACGCTGTCTTCTTCAAAGAATGCCATGTCGGTAAGAACCGATGTTGTGTCAAAATATGCTGAGTCGAAAGAATTTGTCCCACCGAGGTAAGAAACGGAGTAGTCGTGGTATCGAGTATAAAGATTTCCGTCAATAAGCGTGTCGCTGTCAATAGTCAGCTGCTTGAAACCAAGATAGTTTCCCGAAAAGAAAGCTGTCCAATGGAAAGTGTACTGAGCGTCAGGTTTATTCCAAAACTGTCCAAATGTGGTGACCGTTGAAAGTGTCAGAAAACTGATGATTAAAAATCGTCTCATGGGTCGGCTTTTTATGGCAGGTGTTGTGTATGGTTTTTTTCAATCAATTCGTATTCTTCTACTGGTAATGTCTTCGTCAAATTTGACCTTAAAACTCTTTATTCGGTCAGCGTTCATGACGCCATTTTCGTCAAAAACCCTTTGTTCTAATAGGAATTTGATGTTATTCTGCCACAGATTATAACTGGAAATTTCGGCTTTGATATCTTCTTTAAGGAAGGTGTAAATGGTATAGTCGTCATCGCGATAATCTGGTCCGGGCGTGCCACCGTGATCTTGTTTGATCATTATCAATTCTTCATCTGTTTCTAAACTGAACAGACTTATCCATCCTGGGTGGTTGCCTTTCTCAAACCTGAACAATTCACGACCATCAATTAGCACCTTGTCGTTCTTCAGTTTTATTTTTTGTGCTGATGAGGTAGCTGAATAAGTAACCAAGAAGATTAGAAAGACAAGTGTTTTAAGTACGGTTTTCATAGTAGTAGTACGTTTAAATTGCTGGTATTAGTTTTTGTTTTTTCTATTTCAGTTGTGAGCAGATTCTGTCGAATCAACCATGTTTCAATTTCCTTTACCAGCCAGTCAGCACAATCGTCACCGCCAAAGCTGATTCGCCAGCCGCTATTTCGCTGTATTGTCAGGAAACCGCCAGCAAAGGGTGACA
This genomic window from Flavobacteriales bacterium contains:
- a CDS encoding T9SS type A sorting domain-containing protein, which translates into the protein MRRFLIISFLTLSTVTTFGQFWNKPDAQYTFHWTAFFSGNYLGFKQLTIDSDTLIDGNLYTRYHDYSVSYLGGTNSFDSAYFDTTSVLTDMAFFEEDSVLYAHHLNSYNDQIDTLYDFGALPGESWTIPQFYLDGGSWSYNCDSLITVNVLDTGHIVYQGQELYYLKVNYSGSSADQMLETDTIFERLGSKQISFLSVHEFCTLNAPFADGGSPYNLTCYNDNEISFGQDCSVLNVYTSVEEIEKTAPTIYPNPAGQSVMVQTISNHIHLTDLSGRNLSSVTVKNGQVEIDVSVLANGIYFIRADSGNATKLIVKH